The sequence below is a genomic window from Paenibacillus silvisoli.
TCCTGATCCAAAGCCAGCTTCAGTTTAGCGAAATGACGGACAAGCTCGTCTTCTCCTTCGGATTTCAAAATATAGCCGTCGACTCCGCATTCGATCCCTTGCTTGGCGTAGTCGAACTCATTAAACGCGCTGAATAGCGTAATCTTCGTTTTCGGATACCGGCTCTTGGTTTCCATCGCCAGCTCGAGGCCGTTGATCACGGGCATTCGGATATCCGCCAGAATCACATCGATTTCGGTTCGTTCCAGAAACTCCAGCGCCTTGCAGCCGTTCTCGCACACTCCCGCGACTTCGAATCCGATTGCCTCCCAATCGACGATGACGGGAAGCACGTTGCGGAAAATTTCTTCGTCTTCGACGATCAGTAATTTGTACATTTCCCCACCACCTCCCGGAGACGCGCTTTCCTTCCGCGCGCCTCCACTAACCATTCCGATCCTGCTCATCTCTCTCAGGATGGCCGTTCGGCTAAAGCCGGCCCTCTTGAAGTACGTGACTCTCGGTATAGAACGATTTGATCCGCTCCCGCTCTTCCTCCGTGAACCGCTTGAGCGGCTGCCGGACAACCGGCGTCCGAATCACGCCTTGAAGATACAGCATCTGTTTCTCATAAGGGATCACGTCAAACCCAAGCATATGAGCGATCACCCCGTTCGCTTTCCCCTGCAGCTCTTGCAAGAGCGGCATGTCTGAACGTTCCTCCGACGTGATTAAGTCGTACATCCGCACGAATAAGCTCGGCATCATGTTGAACGTGCTGCCGATCGCTCCATCCGATCCCGCATAGGCGCCGCCGAGGTACACCTCGTCATGTCCGTTATAAATCATAAATTCGCTGCCGCATTTCTCGCGAATTTGCTGCATTTCGAATAGGTTGAGCGACGTAAATTTGACGCCCAGGCACTGCGGGTTACGGCTCATCTGCTCATAGAAGTCCATGGACAGACTGACGCCCGTCGCGCCGGGGAAGTGATAGATGAGCATCGGCAGCGAAACAGCCTCCATAATCGCTTCATAATGCTCGCGGATCTCCTTCATCGACACTTTATAGTAGAACGGCACGACCGCCGACACCGCGTCGACGCCTTGAAGCTCGGCATGCCGCGCCAGCTCGATCGATTCCATTGTGCTGATGCAGCCGACATGCGCGATAACCGTGACGCGTCCCGCCGCGGCCCGAACGACCGTTTCCAGCACCTGACGGCGCTCCTCGCTCGTTAATATAAATCCTTCTCCGGTACTTCCGCCCACGTAGAAGCCGCGGACGCCTTGACGGATTTGATGCTCGACAAGCGATACCAGCGAATCATGGTCGATGGCGCCGTTCTCCTGCATCGGCGTCACCAAAGCGGTAAAGATGCCGCGGAATTTAGAGCGATGTTCGATCTTCTTCTTCATTTCCATTCCTCCCTGGGTATCAACCTTCTTCAGCCTTCCAACATAAAGTCTTCCTCGCGCAGGCTGTACCCGCGGATTTGCCCCATTGGCGCGTCGTCTACGATGTACTGCACCACGTAGATTTCTCCGTCATCAAACTGCACCCAGCCGGAATAACCTAGATCGGCGACCGGACTGCGATCGAAATCGATCGGCATGATCCGCGTCCACTGCTCCCGCCGTTCCAACGCCTTGGCGGATTCCTGATCGGTGATGGCCGCGAAAAAGTTTTGCGTCCACTTCCCGAGCCATCCCTTCCCGCCCTGCATAAACCGGTAGGTAATGAGAATCTGCCC
It includes:
- a CDS encoding N-acetylneuraminate lyase, which produces MKKKIEHRSKFRGIFTALVTPMQENGAIDHDSLVSLVEHQIRQGVRGFYVGGSTGEGFILTSEERRQVLETVVRAAAGRVTVIAHVGCISTMESIELARHAELQGVDAVSAVVPFYYKVSMKEIREHYEAIMEAVSLPMLIYHFPGATGVSLSMDFYEQMSRNPQCLGVKFTSLNLFEMQQIREKCGSEFMIYNGHDEVYLGGAYAGSDGAIGSTFNMMPSLFVRMYDLITSEERSDMPLLQELQGKANGVIAHMLGFDVIPYEKQMLYLQGVIRTPVVRQPLKRFTEEERERIKSFYTESHVLQEGRL